In a genomic window of Pedobacter sp. KBS0701:
- a CDS encoding serine hydrolase translates to MYSAPDAKRRIPGLQLAIVRDGKIIKTGYYGIANIQDSIAVTKKTVFTINSITKAFVGVAILQLVEEGKLKLDLPISTYLTDIPEAWKTVKVQQLLSHTSGIPDLVDEEEAVMIADNFELSWKKVLAMPNDFTAGAEFRYNQTNYYLLGLIINKLSGISFQEYITKKQLESVGMPLTIQSGFGASKELVPNAANQYQFAKGKLNNMFFSFPMPLQTAAGMSATANELANWVIALQNMVLLKQKSSLEALWKPDILNNGKTSGFSRLLNGYAAGWPVIVRNEHPAVAPVGGGRSAVFVYPKDDLSIIILTNLSGGTPDGFIDELAGVFIPDMKAANGFGMSPSGKALKLALDKNGYKNAYVTVRKLKSKNKDFVLTEIEVNAWGYQFVSQKRLKDALELFKLNVYLYPSSANAYDSLGETYAELEMYDLALINYEKALKLNPKNKSAEVIIAKLKERLKK, encoded by the coding sequence ATTTATTCAGCACCAGATGCAAAACGTAGGATTCCAGGACTACAACTTGCAATTGTGAGAGATGGTAAAATCATCAAAACGGGCTATTATGGAATTGCCAATATTCAGGACTCTATTGCTGTAACCAAAAAAACAGTATTTACAATCAACTCCATTACTAAGGCATTTGTGGGCGTTGCTATTCTACAACTTGTGGAAGAAGGAAAATTAAAACTGGATTTGCCGATTTCGACGTACCTGACAGATATTCCTGAAGCTTGGAAAACGGTGAAAGTACAGCAACTTTTATCTCATACTTCAGGAATTCCTGATCTTGTAGATGAAGAGGAAGCAGTAATGATTGCTGACAATTTTGAACTTTCATGGAAAAAGGTATTAGCAATGCCCAATGATTTTACTGCAGGTGCAGAATTTAGATATAATCAGACAAATTACTATCTGCTCGGTCTTATTATCAATAAACTCAGCGGCATTTCGTTTCAGGAGTATATTACTAAAAAACAGTTGGAAAGTGTAGGTATGCCGCTTACCATTCAGTCAGGGTTTGGCGCATCTAAAGAACTGGTACCTAATGCAGCCAACCAATACCAATTCGCTAAAGGCAAGCTCAATAATATGTTCTTTTCTTTCCCTATGCCATTACAAACGGCGGCAGGCATGAGCGCTACAGCCAATGAATTGGCAAATTGGGTTATTGCACTGCAGAATATGGTATTGTTAAAGCAGAAATCAAGTTTAGAAGCACTTTGGAAGCCAGATATATTAAATAATGGAAAAACCTCTGGTTTTAGCAGACTTCTTAATGGTTATGCAGCAGGGTGGCCGGTTATAGTAAGAAATGAGCATCCTGCAGTGGCTCCTGTAGGTGGAGGAAGGTCTGCTGTATTTGTTTATCCCAAAGATGATCTTTCCATTATCATATTAACGAATTTATCGGGTGGTACGCCTGATGGATTTATAGATGAACTTGCAGGAGTATTTATACCGGATATGAAGGCTGCTAATGGTTTCGGAATGTCTCCCTCTGGTAAAGCCTTGAAATTGGCTTTAGATAAGAACGGTTACAAAAATGCTTATGTAACCGTTAGAAAGTTAAAATCAAAAAATAAAGATTTTGTCCTGACAGAAATTGAAGTGAATGCTTGGGGATATCAATTTGTATCGCAGAAAAGACTGAAAGATGCCTTGGAATTATTTAAGCTAAATGTATACTTATATCCATCAAGTGCTAATGCTTACGACAGTTTGGGCGAAACCTATGCCGAGCTGGAAATGTATGATTTAGCACTTATAAATTATGAAAAGGCATTAAAACTCAATCCAAAGAACAAAAGTGCCGAAGTAATTATTGCTAAGCTAAAAGAACGGCTAAAAAAATAA
- a CDS encoding HEAT repeat domain-containing protein, producing MLPSIIDHIKQIEHGFKHIIAAGDQILADQEEHHFDLALKLLADNSYQVRMLATYILGELSPTHPDALLTLKTRVADDQNWRVQEMLAKAFDQYCKVAGYEKSIPIIKKWLSDPNPNVKRAVTEGLRIWTGRPYFKDHPHIAITLIGTNKSDDSEYLRKSVGNALHDISKKHSQAVLDEISKWDLKEKKTAFTYQLAMGK from the coding sequence ATGTTACCATCAATCATTGATCATATTAAACAAATTGAACATGGCTTTAAGCATATAATAGCGGCTGGCGATCAGATTTTAGCAGATCAGGAAGAGCATCATTTTGACCTTGCTCTAAAGCTTCTTGCCGACAACAGTTACCAGGTAAGGATGCTGGCTACCTATATTTTGGGGGAGCTTTCGCCAACCCATCCGGATGCGCTTCTGACCCTTAAGACACGGGTGGCAGATGATCAAAACTGGCGGGTGCAGGAAATGCTTGCAAAAGCTTTTGACCAATATTGCAAAGTTGCAGGTTACGAGAAAAGTATTCCAATTATTAAAAAATGGCTTTCAGACCCTAATCCGAATGTGAAAAGAGCAGTGACAGAAGGGCTCCGCATCTGGACAGGCCGCCCTTATTTTAAAGATCATCCGCATATTGCCATTACGCTGATCGGTACAAATAAATCAGATGATAGCGAATACCTGAGGAAATCAGTTGGGAATGCCCTGCACGATATCAGCAAAAAACATTCCCAAGCAGTGTTAGATGAGATTTCGAAATGGGATTTGAAGGAGAAAAAAACGGCATTTACCTATCAACTGGCTATGGGGAAGTGA
- a CDS encoding DUF1826 domain-containing protein, translating to MDNKFSDNSKVAVVSTFSDLIDTAFKGDINAVCWHRDLLGDFKEIVSKIELKADLTVVSMEDLQALELSEKGSMARAVILNDFQLLTDAGASPSLNLIKSYERDEEFDFISTDVYSFHVDRSPIATDTFLCTYYGAVSEILANHQAKQKVLLPEIRQKLQELYDGTEEGFECFLTEHYFDLHYQAKPGAIPVNLGLGHLWRLAVDHPEKQCLPCIHRAPIENNGEYRLLLIC from the coding sequence ATGGATAACAAATTCTCAGATAATTCAAAGGTTGCGGTTGTATCCACTTTTTCTGATCTTATAGATACAGCTTTTAAAGGAGATATTAATGCAGTTTGCTGGCATAGAGACCTGTTGGGCGATTTTAAGGAAATTGTATCCAAAATTGAATTGAAAGCGGATCTGACAGTAGTATCCATGGAAGATCTCCAGGCACTCGAGCTCTCAGAAAAAGGAAGTATGGCCAGGGCGGTTATCCTAAACGATTTTCAGTTGTTAACCGATGCCGGCGCATCACCTTCGCTGAACTTAATTAAAAGTTACGAACGTGATGAAGAATTCGATTTTATTTCAACAGATGTATATTCTTTTCACGTAGACCGGTCGCCGATTGCTACCGATACTTTTTTATGTACCTATTATGGTGCTGTAAGTGAAATCTTAGCCAATCACCAAGCTAAACAAAAAGTGCTGTTGCCAGAGATCAGGCAGAAGCTGCAGGAATTATATGATGGTACGGAGGAGGGGTTTGAATGTTTTTTGACGGAGCATTATTTCGACCTGCATTACCAGGCCAAACCAGGGGCAATACCTGTAAATCTGGGATTGGGCCATTTGTGGAGACTGGCGGTAGATCATCCTGAGAAACAGTGTTTACCTTGTATCCATCGGGCACCAATAGAAAATAATGGGGAGTATAGATTGCTGCTCATCTGCTAA
- a CDS encoding DUF92 domain-containing protein: MLNSSIFLPVIIIAGIAYSILAKKLTILAALTGGTLACLIYIAAGYTGVAMMSLFFIMGSVATSWQKHKKQSFATIAETKNGRSVLQVLANAGAAGLAAIVILFYPSFTYLMLPAMAAAFASATADTLSSELGMVYGKRFFNIISFQPDRCGMDGVISLEGTVIGIGGSCIIAAIYALGYGWNINFCFIVIAGTVGNLTDSILGAVLERKEIIGNNMVNFLNTLTAVLVMLILEIIFI, from the coding sequence ATGTTAAATAGCAGCATTTTTTTGCCTGTCATCATTATTGCTGGTATTGCTTATAGTATCCTGGCCAAAAAACTGACCATTCTGGCTGCGCTTACAGGCGGCACGCTGGCCTGTCTTATTTATATTGCCGCTGGTTACACAGGTGTTGCGATGATGAGCCTGTTTTTTATCATGGGTTCTGTGGCCACTTCCTGGCAAAAACATAAAAAGCAGTCTTTTGCCACAATAGCGGAAACTAAAAATGGACGCAGTGTGCTGCAGGTGCTGGCTAATGCCGGGGCTGCTGGTCTTGCGGCTATAGTGATTTTATTTTATCCCTCTTTCACTTATTTAATGCTTCCCGCAATGGCGGCAGCTTTTGCTTCAGCTACTGCAGATACGCTATCATCAGAGCTGGGGATGGTTTATGGAAAACGGTTTTTTAATATTATTTCTTTCCAGCCCGACCGTTGCGGGATGGATGGTGTGATCAGTCTGGAAGGAACGGTGATCGGTATTGGAGGTAGTTGTATTATTGCTGCTATTTATGCGCTGGGGTATGGATGGAATATTAACTTTTGCTTTATCGTTATTGCTGGAACGGTGGGAAACCTGACTGATTCTATACTGGGTGCTGTACTAGAGCGCAAAGAGATAATAGGCAATAATATGGTCAATTTTTTGAATACATTAACTGCCGTGCTTGTGATGTTGATATTGGAAATTATTTTTATTTAA
- a CDS encoding TonB-dependent receptor: MKSLLLYCFCFFITLNAIAQKVIVKGVVTSQNEPVENITIKILGTNRFTKSNNSGTYQLNEIPFGNCDLVFSGVGYQSKRIRITLNGDTVFVNADLLSLASDLNDVVITGVNRATQLRKSPVPIAVLSKKTMDQNVNTNLIEAIVKGVPGITAVTTGPNVSKPFIRGLGYNRVLTLYDGLRQEGQQWGDEHGIEVDEYGITRAEVVKGPASLTYGSDALAGVINMIPYTPNFEDGKLKGDFTANYQSSNGMIGSSLGLAYIKNDWKYTFRATRKTAHNYQNKIDGLVYGTAFREYNLSASARVDKAWGFTKTAITFYDNLMEIPDGSRDSLSRRFTRQVLDDGDDIKNRPVVPESDLKTYSINPLHQNIQHYRFYNTSQFKFGTSDLNLLIGGQQSVRREYNHPTLPGQAGLYVVLNTFNYDLKYNLPDFAGIESTIGLNGMYQANRSKDATDFPIPDYDLFDVGAFYFAKKSMGKVDVSGGIRIDRRNIHWSDFYVGTDSQTGFGKQVSSTDATGKLQFPSFNKNYYGVSGSLGLTYNISERLLIKANIARGYRAPNITEIGSNGLDPGAHIVYLGNRTFNPEFNLQEDIGIIVYLKDAEISVELFNNNIQNYIYQSRLTDANGNPVVIVPGNLTYQYQQSKARLYGAEISVNLHPKALKWLSFNNSLAYTVGLNKNQALLDQHGGDAKYLPFIPPLQFRTEIKATAQKPVGIFDKPYIKIDAAFFADQDKFYALDNTESFTAGYTLINGGIGAALKTRKGKTICDIFLQADNIFNIAYQSNLNRLKYFEYYNRSPNGRSGIYNMGRNLSFKLIIPI, from the coding sequence ATGAAATCCCTGTTACTATATTGCTTCTGTTTTTTTATAACGCTAAATGCCATCGCTCAAAAGGTTATAGTTAAAGGAGTAGTGACTTCTCAGAATGAACCTGTAGAAAATATCACTATTAAAATTTTGGGTACCAACAGATTTACAAAATCAAATAATTCAGGTACTTATCAATTAAATGAAATCCCTTTTGGAAATTGCGATCTCGTTTTTTCAGGTGTAGGTTATCAGTCCAAAAGAATTAGGATAACATTAAATGGAGATACGGTTTTTGTTAATGCTGACTTACTAAGTTTAGCTTCCGATTTAAATGATGTAGTGATTACCGGCGTAAACCGGGCAACACAATTACGGAAAAGTCCTGTGCCTATTGCTGTGCTTTCTAAAAAAACGATGGACCAAAACGTCAATACCAATTTGATAGAAGCCATTGTGAAGGGAGTGCCAGGAATTACGGCGGTTACCACAGGTCCAAATGTTTCTAAACCTTTTATAAGGGGCTTAGGTTATAATCGTGTGTTAACTTTATATGATGGCTTAAGGCAAGAGGGGCAACAATGGGGCGACGAGCATGGAATAGAGGTGGATGAATATGGCATTACCAGAGCTGAAGTAGTAAAAGGACCTGCCAGTTTAACTTACGGTTCAGATGCATTGGCCGGGGTAATTAATATGATTCCTTATACACCGAATTTTGAAGATGGAAAATTGAAAGGCGATTTTACCGCGAATTACCAAAGTAGTAATGGGATGATTGGTTCGTCGCTCGGACTAGCTTACATTAAAAACGATTGGAAATATACCTTTAGGGCGACCAGGAAAACAGCGCATAATTACCAAAATAAAATTGATGGATTGGTATATGGAACAGCTTTTAGAGAATACAATTTATCTGCCAGTGCCAGGGTAGATAAGGCCTGGGGTTTTACTAAAACAGCCATTACCTTTTACGATAATTTGATGGAAATTCCTGATGGCAGCAGAGATTCTTTGTCCAGAAGATTTACCAGACAGGTTTTGGATGATGGAGATGATATCAAAAACAGGCCTGTTGTGCCTGAAAGTGATCTAAAGACCTATTCCATTAATCCCTTGCATCAAAATATCCAGCATTACCGGTTTTACAACACCAGTCAGTTTAAATTTGGAACGAGTGATTTAAATTTATTGATTGGCGGACAGCAAAGTGTAAGGAGAGAATATAATCACCCGACATTACCAGGTCAGGCGGGGCTTTACGTTGTGTTAAACACTTTTAATTATGATCTTAAATACAACCTGCCCGATTTTGCAGGTATCGAAAGTACCATCGGGCTTAATGGTATGTATCAGGCAAACAGGAGTAAAGATGCTACCGATTTTCCTATACCCGATTATGATCTTTTCGATGTTGGTGCTTTTTACTTTGCGAAAAAATCGATGGGTAAGGTAGATGTTTCAGGAGGGATTAGGATAGACAGAAGAAATATACACTGGAGTGATTTTTATGTTGGTACCGATTCACAAACAGGTTTTGGTAAACAGGTAAGTTCGACCGATGCCACTGGAAAATTGCAATTCCCTTCTTTTAATAAAAACTATTATGGCGTATCAGGAAGTTTAGGTTTAACTTACAATATTTCCGAAAGGCTTTTGATTAAGGCCAATATTGCGAGAGGTTACAGGGCTCCAAATATTACAGAAATCGGTTCTAACGGATTAGATCCGGGTGCGCACATTGTATATCTGGGCAACAGGACCTTTAACCCAGAATTTAACCTTCAGGAAGATATTGGCATTATTGTTTACTTAAAAGATGCTGAAATAAGTGTGGAACTGTTTAATAACAATATTCAGAACTACATTTACCAATCTCGCTTAACCGATGCCAACGGAAATCCAGTGGTTATCGTTCCCGGAAACCTGACTTATCAGTACCAACAATCAAAAGCCAGGTTATATGGTGCAGAGATTTCTGTGAATCTCCATCCAAAGGCTTTAAAATGGCTAAGTTTTAACAATAGTTTGGCTTATACGGTAGGATTGAATAAAAACCAGGCGCTATTGGATCAGCACGGCGGCGATGCCAAATACCTTCCTTTTATTCCGCCTTTACAATTTAGAACGGAAATTAAGGCAACAGCGCAAAAGCCTGTTGGTATTTTTGATAAACCTTATATTAAAATCGATGCTGCTTTTTTCGCAGATCAGGACAAATTTTATGCGCTTGATAATACTGAAAGTTTTACAGCAGGTTATACTTTGATTAACGGGGGAATAGGGGCAGCCCTGAAAACAAGAAAAGGAAAAACCATCTGCGATATTTTTCTTCAGGCCGATAATATTTTCAATATCGCTTATCAATCTAATCTAAACAGATTGAAGTATTTCGAATATTACAACCGCTCGCCTAATGGCCGGTCAGGGATTTACAATATGGGCAGGAATTTGAGTTTTAAATTGATTATTCCAATTTAA
- a CDS encoding PaaI family thioesterase produces the protein MEASLSEQRLTFLRQSIGKVITNSPSNFMNWLAPVLVKAEHGILICQYTIRKEMTNPYQILHGGVTAGIIDDLIGATVFTMGLNERYTTVNNYIDYFATASEGDEVVAETSIVKRGRTILNLQCEIFLPSKKRLIAKGYSNMLNIG, from the coding sequence ATGGAAGCCTCTTTAAGCGAACAGCGTTTAACTTTTTTAAGGCAGTCAATTGGCAAGGTCATTACCAATTCGCCTTCTAACTTTATGAACTGGCTGGCGCCTGTTTTAGTTAAAGCAGAGCATGGCATATTGATTTGCCAGTATACCATCCGTAAAGAAATGACCAATCCTTATCAAATTTTACACGGGGGCGTAACAGCAGGCATTATAGATGATTTAATTGGTGCAACAGTTTTTACTATGGGATTAAATGAACGGTATACTACTGTAAATAATTATATCGATTATTTTGCTACAGCCAGCGAAGGCGACGAAGTTGTTGCAGAAACCTCGATTGTAAAAAGAGGACGAACAATATTAAATCTGCAATGCGAAATATTTTTACCCTCAAAAAAGCGTTTAATAGCTAAAGGTTATTCCAATATGTTAAACATAGGTTAA